The Mauremys reevesii isolate NIE-2019 linkage group 13, ASM1616193v1, whole genome shotgun sequence genome contains a region encoding:
- the LOC120381235 gene encoding olfactory receptor 10A4-like: protein MERKLMQGMASGNHTAVTQFFFVALSNILGLRVSLFFLVLVFYLITLVSNIIIITITVVDPALRSPMYFFLRNLSSLEIGYTSSTIPKMLVNFLSEDTSISFLGCATQMYFFSFLGITECCLLAAMAYDRYVAICYPLRYTAMMSRGVCFQLSAVCWLIGVLVGVGQTTFIFTLPYCGPNRINHFFCDLPPLLKLACADTYRNEVAVYTITVTFIVVPFLLILVSYIHILHAILSIPSAAGRSKAFSTCSSHLIVVTLFFGSGIVTYLRPKSSYSLNTDKLLSLFYSVVSPMLNPLIYSLRNKEVKEALRRVMARKIFI, encoded by the coding sequence ATGGAGAGAAAACTGATGCAGGGGATGGCTAGCGGGAACCACACAGCTGTGACACAGTTCTTCTTTGTGGCTTTGTCCAACATCCTGGGGCTCCGAGTTTCCCTTTTTTTTCTGGTGCTGGTTTTCTACCTCATCACCTTGGTGagcaacatcatcatcatcacaatcACAGTGGTGGACCCTGCCCTTCGCTcgcccatgtatttcttcctccgAAATTTGTCCTCTCTGGAAATTGGCTACACCTCATCCACCATCCCCAAGATGCTGGTGAACTTCCTCTCCGAGGACACGAGTATTTCCTTCCTGGGCTGTGCCACACAGATGTATTTCTTCTCCTTCTTAGGGATCACGGAGTGCTGCCTGCTGGCCGCCATGGCGTACGACCGTTATGTGGCCATATGTTACCCTCTGCGCTATACAGCCATGATGAGCAGAGGTGTCTGCTTCCAGCTCTCAGCTGTGTGCTGGCTCATCGGGGTTCTGGTGGGAGTCGGGCAGACAACTTTCATATTCACGCTGCCCTATTGTGGGCCCAATAGGATCAACCACTTCTTCTGCGACCTGCCCCCGCTGCTGAAGCTGGCCTGCGCAGACACCTACAGGAATGAAGTAGCTGTTTACACCATCACTGTCACCTTCATCGTGGTCCCCTTCCTGCTCATCTTGGTGTCCTACATCCATATCCTCCACGCGATCCTCAGTATTCCGTCAGCTGCGGGCAGgagcaaagccttctccacctgctcctcccaccttATTGTGGTGACCTTGTTTTTCGGGTCCGGCATCGTGACGTACCTGAGGCCCAAATCCAGCTACTCCCTCAACACCGACAAACTGCTTTCCCTGTTCTACTCAGTGGTGTCCCCAATGCTGAACCCTttgatctacagcctgaggaataAGGAGGTGAAGGAAGCTCTGAGAAGGGTAATGGCCAGGAAAATATTCATTTGA